One part of the Xylocopa sonorina isolate GNS202 chromosome 10, iyXylSono1_principal, whole genome shotgun sequence genome encodes these proteins:
- the LOC143428272 gene encoding B-cell receptor-associated protein 31-like — protein MSLQWALIAGFLYVEIAVVLLLVLPIISPTRWQKLFKSKLLKSLSNQISIYFLFLIGILVLFLLDAIREMRKYSMVGEHAEHSHLDTEMQGNMRLFRAQRNFYISGFALFLSLVIRRLVILISAQATLLAQNEAAMRQAQSATTTAKSLLSQKAIGESAQNDSNEAHDKVLSEWKNQIKELQVKNQELENELIKEKKDKEAIKSQAESLAKEYDRLNDEHAKCVQSNGDKKSD, from the exons ATGAGTCTACAGTGGGCTTTAATTGCTGGATTTCTTTATGTAGAAATTGCTGTAGTATTGTTATTGGTGCTGCCAATAATTTCTCCAACTAGATGGCAGAAGCTTTTCAAATCCAAACTCTTAAAAAGTTTAAGTAATCAAATATCAATTTATTTCTTGTTTTTAATTGGAATATTAGTGTTATTTCTATTGGATGCTATCAGAGAAATGAGAAAATATTCCATGGTTGGAGAACATGCAGAACATTCTCATTTAGATACTGAAATGCAAG GAAATATGAGATTGTTCAGAGCACAAAGAAACTTCTATATATCTGGCTTTGCTTTGTTTTTAAGCCTTGTTATACGTCGTCTTGTGATTTTAATTTCTGCACAAGCTACTCTGTTGGCACAGAATGAAGCAGCAATGCGACAGGCTCAGTCTGCGACTACAACAGCAAAAAGTTTATTATCACAAAAAGCAATTGGAGAGAGTGCAcagaacgattcaaatgaagctCATGACAAAGTATTATCAGAATGGAAAAATCAAATTAAGGAGTTACAGGTAAAAAATCAAGAATTGGAAAATGAACTTATCAAAGAAAAGAAGGACAAAGAGGCTATAAAATCACAAGCTGAGTCTCTTGCCAAGGAATATGATCGCTTAAATGATGAACATGCTAAGTGTGTTCAATCAAATGGTGATAAGAAAAGTGattaa